Proteins from a genomic interval of Diceros bicornis minor isolate mBicDic1 chromosome 34, mDicBic1.mat.cur, whole genome shotgun sequence:
- the OSCAR gene encoding osteoclast-associated immunoglobulin-like receptor isoform X2 produces the protein MDKSSSFSQSPPTTLQPQIRTTWRTINTLVPLALYPKPWLEAQPAAVVTPGVNVTLRCRAPQPAWRFVLFKSGEIASVLQRNVSMELAEFFLEEVTLEQGGSYRCCYQRPGWGPTVCSHPSDALELLVTDELPRPSLVALPGPVVAPGANVSLRCAGRLRGMSFALYREGMAAPLQYRHSAQPWADFPLLGVRAPGTYSCYYHTPSVPYVLSESSEPLVISLDGSSSLDYTRGNLVRLGLAGLVLISLGTLLVFDWRSQSPALGSAWP, from the exons ATGGATAAGAGTTCTTCTTTCTCTCAATCTCCCCCTACTACACTCCAACCTCAAATAAGAACCACCTGGAGAACCATTAATACTTTAG TCCCCCTAGCGTTATACCCCAAGCCGTGGCTGGAGGCTCAGCCAGCTGCAGTTGTGACCCCCGGGGTCAACGTGACCTTGAGGTGCAGGGCACCACAACCTGCCTGGAGGTTTGTACTCTTCAAATCTGGAGAGATTGCCTCCGTTCTGCAACGGAATGTATCCATGGAGTTGGCAGagttcttcctggaggaggtgaccctGGAACAGGGAGGCAGTTACCGCTGCTGCTACCAGAGGCCAGGCTGGGGGCCAACTGTCTGTTCCCACCCCAGTGATGCCCTGGAACTGCTGGTGACAG ACGAGCTGCCGCGCCCGTCGCTGGTGGCGCTGCCCGGGCCGGTGGTGGCGCCCGGCGCCAACGTGAGCCTGCGCTGCGCCGGCCGCCTGCGGGGCATGAGCTTCGCGCTGTACCGCGAGGGCATGGCGGCGCCGCTGCAGTACCGCCACTCGGCGCAGCCCTGGGCCGACTTCCCCCTGCTCGGCGTCCGCGCCCCCGGCACCTACAGCTGCTACTACCACACGCCCTCCGTCCCCTACGTGCTGTCGGAGAGCAGCGAGCCGCTGGTCATCAGCTTGGACG GCTCCAGCTCCTTGGACTACACCCGGGGCAACCTCGTCCGCCTGGGACTGGCTGGCCTGGTCCTCATCTCCCTGGGCACACTGCTCGTTTTCGACTGGCGCAGCCAGAGTCCCGCCCTTGGTAGCGCCTGGCCCTGA
- the TFPT gene encoding TCF3 fusion partner isoform X1, which translates to MELEQREGTMAAVGFEEFSAPPGSELALPPLFGGHILESELETEVEFVSGGLGGSGLRERDEEEEAARGRRRRQRELNRRKYQALGRRCREIEQVNERVLSRLHQVQRITRRLQQERRFLMRVLDSYGDDYRASQFTIVLEDEGSQGTDVPTPGNTENEPPEKEALSPPRRTPAPQEPSSPAPGEGPSGRKRRRVPRDGRRAGATLTPELAPVQVGEIKVEEDFGFEADEALDSSWVSRGPDKLLPYPTLASPPFD; encoded by the exons ATGGAACTGGAGCAGAGAGAGGG GACCATGGCAGCCGTGGGTTTTGAAGAGTTCTCAGCGCCGCCAGGCTCGGAGTTGGCGCTGCCTCCGCTGTTCGGTGGCCACATCCTGGAGAGCGAGCTTGAGACAGAAGTGGAGTTTGTGTCCGGTGGTCTGGGCGGCTCGGGGCTCCGGGAGCGAGATGAAGAGGAAGAGGCAGCCCGGGGCCGGCGGCGGCGCCAGCGGGAACTAAATCGCAGGAAGTACCAGGCGCTCGGTCGGCGCTGCCGGGAGATCGAGCAG GTGAATGAGCGGGTCTTGAGCAGGCTCCATCAGGTACAGAGGATAACTCGGAGGCTGCAGCAGGAGCGGAG GTTTCTCATGAGGGTGCTAGACTCCTATGGCGATGACTACCGGGCCAGCCAGTTCACCATCGTGCTGGAG GACGAGGGCAGCCAGGGCACAGATGTCCCCACCCCAGGCAACACCGAGAACGAGCCTCCAGAGAAAGAGGCGCTGTCCCCGCCCAGAAGGACGCCAGCACCCCAAGAACCCAGCAGCCCAGCCCCTGGTGAGGGGCCCAGCGGGCGGAAGAGGCGGCGAGTGCCCCGGGATGGACGTCGAGCGGGAGCCACGCTGACTCCGGAACTGGCTCCGGTGCAGGTGGGAGAG ATTAAGGTCGAGGAAGACTTTGGCTTTGAAGCGGATGAGGCCCTGGATTCAAGTTGGGTTTCTCGGGGGCCAGACAAACTGCTGCCCTACCCCACCCTAGCCAGCCCCCCCTTTGACTGA
- the OSCAR gene encoding osteoclast-associated immunoglobulin-like receptor isoform X4 — protein MALMLLLQLLTLCEPPHPFPKPEDTEAPNSCIPGRGRSRGQDSLDLEGLCVTHTSLQMLAEFFLEEVTLEQGGSYRCCYQRPGWGPTVCSHPSDALELLVTDELPRPSLVALPGPVVAPGANVSLRCAGRLRGMSFALYREGMAAPLQYRHSAQPWADFPLLGVRAPGTYSCYYHTPSVPYVLSESSEPLVISLDGSSSLDYTRGNLVRLGLAGLVLISLGTLLVFDWRSQSPALGSAWP, from the exons ATGGCCCTGATGCTACTCCTCCAGCTGCTGACTCTTTGTGAGCCACCCCACCCCTTTCCAAAGCCAGAGGACACAGAGGCCCCAAATTCCTGCATTCCTGGAAGAGGAAGGAGTAGGGGGCAGGATTCTCTGGATCTTGAg GGCCTCTGTGTCACACATACGTCACTCCAAATG TTGGCAGagttcttcctggaggaggtgaccctGGAACAGGGAGGCAGTTACCGCTGCTGCTACCAGAGGCCAGGCTGGGGGCCAACTGTCTGTTCCCACCCCAGTGATGCCCTGGAACTGCTGGTGACAG ACGAGCTGCCGCGCCCGTCGCTGGTGGCGCTGCCCGGGCCGGTGGTGGCGCCCGGCGCCAACGTGAGCCTGCGCTGCGCCGGCCGCCTGCGGGGCATGAGCTTCGCGCTGTACCGCGAGGGCATGGCGGCGCCGCTGCAGTACCGCCACTCGGCGCAGCCCTGGGCCGACTTCCCCCTGCTCGGCGTCCGCGCCCCCGGCACCTACAGCTGCTACTACCACACGCCCTCCGTCCCCTACGTGCTGTCGGAGAGCAGCGAGCCGCTGGTCATCAGCTTGGACG GCTCCAGCTCCTTGGACTACACCCGGGGCAACCTCGTCCGCCTGGGACTGGCTGGCCTGGTCCTCATCTCCCTGGGCACACTGCTCGTTTTCGACTGGCGCAGCCAGAGTCCCGCCCTTGGTAGCGCCTGGCCCTGA
- the TFPT gene encoding TCF3 fusion partner isoform X2, with the protein MELEQREGTMAAVGFEEFSAPPGSELALPPLFGGHILESELETEVEFVSGGLGGSGLRERDEEEEAARGRRRRQRELNRRKYQALGRRCREIEQVNERVLSRLHQVQRITRRLQQERRFLMRVLDSYGDDYRASQFTIVLEDEGSQGTDVPTPGNTENEPPEKEALSPPRRTPAPQEPSSPAPGEGPSGRKRRRVPRDGRRAGATLTPELAPVQIKVEEDFGFEADEALDSSWVSRGPDKLLPYPTLASPPFD; encoded by the exons ATGGAACTGGAGCAGAGAGAGGG GACCATGGCAGCCGTGGGTTTTGAAGAGTTCTCAGCGCCGCCAGGCTCGGAGTTGGCGCTGCCTCCGCTGTTCGGTGGCCACATCCTGGAGAGCGAGCTTGAGACAGAAGTGGAGTTTGTGTCCGGTGGTCTGGGCGGCTCGGGGCTCCGGGAGCGAGATGAAGAGGAAGAGGCAGCCCGGGGCCGGCGGCGGCGCCAGCGGGAACTAAATCGCAGGAAGTACCAGGCGCTCGGTCGGCGCTGCCGGGAGATCGAGCAG GTGAATGAGCGGGTCTTGAGCAGGCTCCATCAGGTACAGAGGATAACTCGGAGGCTGCAGCAGGAGCGGAG GTTTCTCATGAGGGTGCTAGACTCCTATGGCGATGACTACCGGGCCAGCCAGTTCACCATCGTGCTGGAG GACGAGGGCAGCCAGGGCACAGATGTCCCCACCCCAGGCAACACCGAGAACGAGCCTCCAGAGAAAGAGGCGCTGTCCCCGCCCAGAAGGACGCCAGCACCCCAAGAACCCAGCAGCCCAGCCCCTGGTGAGGGGCCCAGCGGGCGGAAGAGGCGGCGAGTGCCCCGGGATGGACGTCGAGCGGGAGCCACGCTGACTCCGGAACTGGCTCCGGTGCAG ATTAAGGTCGAGGAAGACTTTGGCTTTGAAGCGGATGAGGCCCTGGATTCAAGTTGGGTTTCTCGGGGGCCAGACAAACTGCTGCCCTACCCCACCCTAGCCAGCCCCCCCTTTGACTGA
- the OSCAR gene encoding osteoclast-associated immunoglobulin-like receptor isoform X1 has translation MALMLLLQLLTLWPLCHTYVTPNGFWMDKSSSFSQSPPTTLQPQIRTTWRTINTLVPLALYPKPWLEAQPAAVVTPGVNVTLRCRAPQPAWRFVLFKSGEIASVLQRNVSMELAEFFLEEVTLEQGGSYRCCYQRPGWGPTVCSHPSDALELLVTDELPRPSLVALPGPVVAPGANVSLRCAGRLRGMSFALYREGMAAPLQYRHSAQPWADFPLLGVRAPGTYSCYYHTPSVPYVLSESSEPLVISLDGSSSLDYTRGNLVRLGLAGLVLISLGTLLVFDWRSQSPALGSAWP, from the exons ATGGCCCTGATGCTACTCCTCCAGCTGCTGACTCTTT GGCCTCTGTGTCACACATACGTCACTCCAAATG GTTTTTGGATGGATAAGAGTTCTTCTTTCTCTCAATCTCCCCCTACTACACTCCAACCTCAAATAAGAACCACCTGGAGAACCATTAATACTTTAG TCCCCCTAGCGTTATACCCCAAGCCGTGGCTGGAGGCTCAGCCAGCTGCAGTTGTGACCCCCGGGGTCAACGTGACCTTGAGGTGCAGGGCACCACAACCTGCCTGGAGGTTTGTACTCTTCAAATCTGGAGAGATTGCCTCCGTTCTGCAACGGAATGTATCCATGGAGTTGGCAGagttcttcctggaggaggtgaccctGGAACAGGGAGGCAGTTACCGCTGCTGCTACCAGAGGCCAGGCTGGGGGCCAACTGTCTGTTCCCACCCCAGTGATGCCCTGGAACTGCTGGTGACAG ACGAGCTGCCGCGCCCGTCGCTGGTGGCGCTGCCCGGGCCGGTGGTGGCGCCCGGCGCCAACGTGAGCCTGCGCTGCGCCGGCCGCCTGCGGGGCATGAGCTTCGCGCTGTACCGCGAGGGCATGGCGGCGCCGCTGCAGTACCGCCACTCGGCGCAGCCCTGGGCCGACTTCCCCCTGCTCGGCGTCCGCGCCCCCGGCACCTACAGCTGCTACTACCACACGCCCTCCGTCCCCTACGTGCTGTCGGAGAGCAGCGAGCCGCTGGTCATCAGCTTGGACG GCTCCAGCTCCTTGGACTACACCCGGGGCAACCTCGTCCGCCTGGGACTGGCTGGCCTGGTCCTCATCTCCCTGGGCACACTGCTCGTTTTCGACTGGCGCAGCCAGAGTCCCGCCCTTGGTAGCGCCTGGCCCTGA
- the NDUFA3 gene encoding NADH dehydrogenase [ubiquinone] 1 alpha subcomplex subunit 3, which yields MAARLAAFFKNAWAKEPVLVASFTIAGLAIIVPTLSPYTKYSIMINKVTPYNYPVPLRDDGNMPDVPSHPQDPQGPSLEWLKKL from the exons ATGGCCGCGA GACTCGCCGCCTTCTTCAAGAATGCCTGGGCCAAGGAGCCGGTGCTGGTCGCGTCCTTCACCATCGCGGGCCTCG CTATAATTGTGCCCACCCTCAGCCCCTACACCAAATACTCCATCATGATCAACAAGGTCACACCCTACAACTACCCAG TGCCCCTCCGAGATGATGGGAACATGCCTGATGTGCCCAGCCACCCCCAGGATCCCCAGGGCCCAAGCTTGGAGTGGCTGAAGAAACTGTGA
- the OSCAR gene encoding osteoclast-associated immunoglobulin-like receptor isoform X3, translating to MALMLLLQLLTLWPLCHTYVTPNVPLALYPKPWLEAQPAAVVTPGVNVTLRCRAPQPAWRFVLFKSGEIASVLQRNVSMELAEFFLEEVTLEQGGSYRCCYQRPGWGPTVCSHPSDALELLVTDELPRPSLVALPGPVVAPGANVSLRCAGRLRGMSFALYREGMAAPLQYRHSAQPWADFPLLGVRAPGTYSCYYHTPSVPYVLSESSEPLVISLDGSSSLDYTRGNLVRLGLAGLVLISLGTLLVFDWRSQSPALGSAWP from the exons ATGGCCCTGATGCTACTCCTCCAGCTGCTGACTCTTT GGCCTCTGTGTCACACATACGTCACTCCAAATG TCCCCCTAGCGTTATACCCCAAGCCGTGGCTGGAGGCTCAGCCAGCTGCAGTTGTGACCCCCGGGGTCAACGTGACCTTGAGGTGCAGGGCACCACAACCTGCCTGGAGGTTTGTACTCTTCAAATCTGGAGAGATTGCCTCCGTTCTGCAACGGAATGTATCCATGGAGTTGGCAGagttcttcctggaggaggtgaccctGGAACAGGGAGGCAGTTACCGCTGCTGCTACCAGAGGCCAGGCTGGGGGCCAACTGTCTGTTCCCACCCCAGTGATGCCCTGGAACTGCTGGTGACAG ACGAGCTGCCGCGCCCGTCGCTGGTGGCGCTGCCCGGGCCGGTGGTGGCGCCCGGCGCCAACGTGAGCCTGCGCTGCGCCGGCCGCCTGCGGGGCATGAGCTTCGCGCTGTACCGCGAGGGCATGGCGGCGCCGCTGCAGTACCGCCACTCGGCGCAGCCCTGGGCCGACTTCCCCCTGCTCGGCGTCCGCGCCCCCGGCACCTACAGCTGCTACTACCACACGCCCTCCGTCCCCTACGTGCTGTCGGAGAGCAGCGAGCCGCTGGTCATCAGCTTGGACG GCTCCAGCTCCTTGGACTACACCCGGGGCAACCTCGTCCGCCTGGGACTGGCTGGCCTGGTCCTCATCTCCCTGGGCACACTGCTCGTTTTCGACTGGCGCAGCCAGAGTCCCGCCCTTGGTAGCGCCTGGCCCTGA